Sequence from the Macaca fascicularis isolate 582-1 chromosome 16, T2T-MFA8v1.1 genome:
CCCCACCTGCCTTTTCATCTGCTGAGGGCCCTCCCTCCAGACAGAGAGGACCCAGTCCCCTGCCGAGAGGTCCCTGTGCCTGGGCCGGCATTCACTTCCGAGGCCTGCCTCAACCCCTCTCTAGCtgcttccccagccctgcccgcTGGGGCTGGGGCCTTGCTCAGAGGTCCTTTCCTGTTCCCTGTGGATGTGGGTGGCCCCCAGTGACCAGAAGCCCCCCATGAAATGGCTCATGACAGGTCACAGCTCTGAGTTCCTTGAAGCACGGAACCCCAGAAAGGCAGAGAATGTTCCGCGAGGCCCAGCTCTGCAGCCTCCTGGCCCCGCAACCTCTGCAAGGGCCTTGGCCtctatgcctcagtctcctcactgagccacagaaaaaaatgacagtcCTCACCCACTGGGCTTGTGTGGCCACCAAGCTAACGCCAGCCAGGGAGCATGTGTCAGCTGGGGCCTGAGGCCTCAGAACAGGCTCCCGGGTGCTCACTAGGCCATGGTGCTACTACCCGCTAGCAGACAACAGAGGCAGCCCCTAACTGAAGGGTGTGCACCGGCGAAAACTCAGGGGCTGCCCCATCGCCGCAAGCAGACCACACCTGCCCAGCACCCCGAGTTCAGCTCACGGACAGACGGCCCCTCCCTGTAGACCACGGTTCTGGCCACGTGGTCCTAAGCAGAGCCAGGGCCAGGCCTGCAGGGAACTGGGCAGGTCAGCTTGGTGCTCCAGGGCCACTCACCTTCAGCCGGGTGCGGATGTTGTCCTGCTGGAGGCGGGAGGCCCGCTTCTGCGTCACCTTGTAGTCCCAGGAGCAGAAGACGGTGATGGCGTGGATGCCAGAGGTGCTCCCCACCCGGTAGCTCTCCCCGAAAGAGTGAGCCATGCTGGGGAGAAGCAGACACGGACATGGAACCGACAAGCTAAGGGGCAGAGGCCAAGGGGAGAAGGCAGACCGGATGCTCTTGGCAGCCAGACCCCACCACCCACTCAGGAGCCATCTGGGGCCTGGCTGGGCCTCCTGCCATGCCCCTGCCCTGCCACCAGCCCTCTACACCAGCCTCATCCAACATAGCACCCACCAGCCACATCTGCCTAGAAGAGGGGCAGGGCTGCGTTCACCACTGACTTGGCTGGTGGCCTCCCGGCGAGACACGGACCAGATGATGCTGGgctcacctcagggcctttgcactgctgGTCCCAATGACCAAAACATCTTCCCTGCTTCCTTATGAATCCCCACTCTTATCTAACCTTCCCCTCTCAGGACAAGTGCCGCCTCCCCTGGGAAGCAGCCTGACTCCTTCCCCAGTGCTCCCATAACACCGGGAAAACACCGCTAAGCCTCCTGGATTGTCCCAGACCATTCAGTGGTTCATCTTCTCCCAGAGACAGCAAACCCCGCTAGGACATTTACCATCCTGCCCTGAGCTGAGCACAGAGAATGTTTGTGCAATATGTAGatgcatgggtgggtgggtgggtgggtgaataaatgtgtgggtagatgggtggatgaatgggtgggtagaTAAGTAGATgtgtgggtagatgggtggatgaatggatgaatgggtggatgggtgagtagATGGATGAATAAGTGGATGGACAGGGGAATGGATGCATAGGtgtgtgaatggatgaatgggtggatcggtgggtgggtggatggatgggtcggtggatgggtggatggatgggtgggtggatgggtgaatgggtgggtagatggatgagtgggtgagtgggtggatgggtgaatgggtggataggTTGGTGAATGGGTGGATAGGTAGGTGAacggatgaatgggtggatgggtgggtggatggatgaatgggtgggtgggtggatggatgaatgggtgggtgaattgagtgggtgagtgggtggatgggtgggtggatggatgaatgggtggatggatgagtgggtggatgggtggatgggtgaatgggtgaatggatggataggttggtgaatgggtggatagataggtgaatggatgaatgggtgggtgaattgagtgggtgagtgggtggatgaatgggtggatgggtgggtggatggaggagtgggtggatgggtgaatgggtgaatAGGTTGGTGAATGGGTGGATAGGTTGGTGAATGGGTGGATAGGTTGGTGAATGGGTGGATAGGTTGGTGAATGGGTGGATAGGTAGGTGAacggatgaatgggtgggtgaatTGAGTgcgtgagtgggtggatgggtgggtggatggatgaatgggtggatgggtggatagtcGGATAGGTGAGTAGATGAAAGCAGACAGGTAGATGgatagaaggaagaaaggaaagagggaagaatcaacGAATGGAcgaaaggatgaatggatggatgggtggagcTCGGAGCCCAGGTCATGAGATAGAGACGTTACCTGTACACCAGGGTGATGCAGGTGATGAAGAAGCCTGCGCCCACAGTGTAGAGGTAGGCCAGGGGCATGTTGTAGGGCAGGCCGCCCGCCCTGGGTGTGCACTGGCTGCCGTCCAGGGGGCTGCCACACGGCTGGTTCAGCGTGGCATTACTGTAGTGGCCGTAGAACATGACGGTGTGGGTGAAGCAACCCTGCCACAGGGAGAGCCAGCGAGTCAGGGTTCTCCCCATCCCGCACCCCACCCTCAGGCCTGAcaaccacagaggcagagcaggAGGCAGCCAGGCAGGGGCCGAGAGGGAAACAGGGAGGGCCCATGGCCACAGCAATCTTGGGTCTCCCAGCCCCATGGGAACCCCAGCACGATGGGCATCAAGGGGCATTGAGGGGGAGGCGGGGAGCTGGCTGTGGCCACCTGGAGTCACAGCAGGCCAAGGGTTGGGGGCCCAGGGAAGCTGGGACAAGAAGGGGACACGGTGCCAGGGCAGCAAAAGACAGGCACCCCCCTGTACCCCAGTCCTAGGGCTTCCTCACCGCGCCTGTGAGGAGCTCCAGGCCTGTGCAGATGGGGGCAGGGCCCGGCAGGGCAGGCGGGAAGGCGACCTGCGGGCCCACGATGAAGGccaccagcagcagctgcaggaggGCGTTGAAAGCCAGCAGGGTCTTGAGGAAGAGGAAGTAGGAGAGCACGCTGGAGCCGAACTGGCCCCCGATGCGCTTCAGGGCATAGCGCCATGGCGTCAGGGCCTGCAGGCCGGAGAGCAGCGCCAGCCCCAGGCTGTGCAAGGCCTGCGGGCACAGGCGGAGAGGCCGTGAGGGTGAGGCCGTTGGAGGCACTGAGGCCGCCCCAGCCCCAGGGCAGACCAGGGGCCCCTACCAGCACGCAGGCATATCTGAGCCGGCCACAGCAGGAGCAGACCCCGCCGCTGCCCTGCTGGCCCCTCCACTTCCCCCTCGGGGTCCTGCTCTTCTCTCTGGGGACAGAGGCAGCCATAAGTGCCTGGACCAATGAGGGGCCTGACTCTCTCCTTCCTGGAGACCAGTCACCCACCGGCTTAGCCCCTTCTCCCCCACCACCCAGCCCAGCTGAGGAAGTGGGTCTGGGGGTGCAGAAGCAGGGATGGGGTCAGGGGCGGGGCTGCTCACCGCAGGCTGCGTTTCTCAGCCAGGCTTAAGGGCATCCCTCGGAGCATGTGGTCCCGCTGTGCCACCGCCAGGCTCTGGAGCTCCTTCACCAGGAGGCTCTGCTTCTCTGCGAGAGGGAGAGGCAGGTCCTGCCCATCCTCAAGTGCCCCTCCCTGCCACCTGCAGCAAGGACCCTGGACAAGTCTGTGCGTCCCTGCGGCACTGTCCCGAGACACCTCGGTGCCCTTATTTGAGCTTAAATCACCAATCCATGTGTTTGCTTCAGTCAGCCGCTGCGACAAGCAGGGAGCTCACAGAGCAGAGGGGCCTGATTCCCCTACAGTCCCCGACTCGGGGCCCAGGGCCACAACCTGCCAAGCACTCCAAGACGCTTGTGAGGTAAGACCCCCACTTCCCTGTCCCCGTGGGTCCCTGCAGAGGGACGGGGGAGCCTTCAGGCAGCGGCTAAGGGATAGGAGAGGGACCTCTGGCTCTGCGGCACCCCAGCACCCCCCACCCCGGCCACGCTGGCCTCCTGCACCCCACCTCAGGCCGGTGTCCGCCTGGGACTGGGGCTCCGATGCCcactcaccctcctcctcccGGGCTGTGGGGTCCAGCTCCAGGTCGTACAGGCGGAGGCTGGGCCGGGCAGAGAGGACGAAGTTCCCGAGCAGGGGCCGGCTGCTCCTGCGCCGAAGCTGCACGGTGCGGCTGTAGTACTGGGAGATGATGGCGCCTCGGCTGCGGCCTACGGAGGCAgctgggcagggccaggccaggcaaggcccggcctccctccctccaggaagggctcaccacaggcctccccGTCCCTCATCCCTTCCCAGGACCCAGGAAAATCCTTTCAACAAAGACTTCGGGCACCACTGCGTTCCGAAAGCCTATTTTTACCCCGTGACGACTCTGGAGTCATTTTTAGAACCCAAAGAGGGCCACATGGGGCTGTGCTGGGCCTCCAAGCGACAGATGGGGTGGGCTAGGAGCCCGCCCTGGGCCTGGCTCTGAGCTACGGGAGCAACCGCTACCCAGGGAGATACCTGGCGggaagcccagcccagccccaggggCTGGGGTCAACTCGGGCCGGGGCCCCCACTCACCAATGGTGCGGCTGGGCATGCTGGCCAGGATGCGGAGTGTGGCCGTGCTCTGGGTGCCCTCGGGCCGCCGGAGCGTCTGCTGGCCACTCCCTACAAAGCAAGACAGACTCGCCCGGGTCCTGGAGATGCTGTTGGTCACAGTGTCTCCCACCCCATCCCAGGCCTGCAGAGCTGGGAGACCCATCCTGAGGGGCTGGGGCACCCAAGTATTGGTCCACACTGCCCAGCATCCAGGCCTGGGCTTACCTGTGGCCTCCTGCTCcctctgctgcagctccagcccCTCCTGGGCCGCCCACTGGCTCTGTTCTTGGATGAGCTGGTGGAAGGAGTCGTGCACTTCGCTTTCATCGTAGGGGCTGGGCTCCTGGCTGCTGAGGGGGTtggcggggtgggggggcagtCAGGCTACAGCCGCCTCTCTCCTTCCAGCGGCCCCTGCTCAGGTGACCTCTCCGTGAGGGGTGGAACATTCCAgcctccagcccccagccccagagcACTTACCCCTGGTCCCCCGGGGTCTCAGGGACATCGAGGATGAAGGCCAGCGGCTGGGCCATGTCTCTGGCCAACGCCCGCTAGTCTGCAGACCTAGGGCAGCTCAGAGCCTGGGCGCCACCTCCGAAGCCTCCTGCTGCCCATCTGATGAGACAGGGGCACAGAGCCAGGGCTGGCCTTCAATGCCTGGTGGGGGTCCACACCGGCCATCCCCAGGGAACCACGGGAGGTGCCACTCATAGCCCAGGCAGTCCTGTTTGCCCCCCTACCACCCCAGGTAGACACGTCGTCAGGCACCAAATAAGCCTCATGCCAGAATGGAATGGGGGCCCCTCCAGTGTctggagaggggaagagaggaaggaagggtgtGGGGTCTGCAGTTCCCCATCTGTTTCCTCAATGTCGCCAGTCCCCGGGAAATGGGGAAGAGGTGGGGTGCCTGTAGACACAGCCCCTTTCAGGACCTCCATTCCCAGGGTTCTGGCACGAGACACCTCCTTTTTGGAGAGAAAGGATAGGGCAGGCTGGAGGCCATCTCTGCGTCTGCCCTATGACCCCAAAGCACTTCCTCTAGAGGAAATTAGCTGCTGGAGCCCTCACCGCCCCCAGCCCGAGGCAAAAGCAGCACAGGAGGCTCTTCCCCCACACAGCAGTCTCTCCAGGCCACCCCCATCAGGGCGCCAAGGTCCTCATGTTCTCAGAAGACCCACTCCCCTGCATTCCATCATCCCAGGGCGGCCAGCTGGGGAGGGGTGGCCAGGACCTCAACAGGCCTCCTttgtcctggctctgccatcaCCCAGCACAACTGTAACCAGAGCAGCCTTGCCTGGGGCCCTGGGCTCAGGGCCTATTCACCCTATGGGAGTGGAGCCAGGACTCAGCTCCCAGCCACCAGGAGTCCTGCCGGCCTCTCCCATGGGCTGCTCCTGCCCTCTCTCAGGAACTCAGGGCTCAAAGTCGGCCGGGTTGACGGGCGATTCCTCGGACAGGCAAAGCCCGGGTGCCCCGACAGAGCAGCTCCTTGCAGGGGTGCCATCTTCGGGCCCAGACCCCACACCACCCCCTCCCTCCAGCAAGCGCAAAGAGGTGGGAAAACCAGTACACAGCTGGGTTCGAGGCGGCCCCCACCCAGCCTAGCACAGGACAGCTGCCCAAGGAGGGACTTGAGGACGCCCCATCCAGTCCCTAAAGCTGGAATCCCTTCCTCCAGACAGGCCTAAGCTCAGGGGACCCGGCACCCCAGCACCCCGCCCCGAGGCCCGGGCAAGTCCAGCGGAGTTTCCGGGCGCACCATTCCTGAGCCCTGAGCCAGGTGGGGAGGGCTGGGCGGCGCCCGTTTCCAGGAACCCCCACCCCATCCGGCAGCGAGCCCCCGGGAGCAGCCGCTACCCAGTGAGAGCCTCAACCTGGCCCCGGAGCCCAGGGCGGCTGCAACTCGGGGGCCACTGAACCCGCCCAGCCGGCCTCCCcgtccctgcccctcccctccccgtgCCCCGGACCTCGGCTGGGGGATCTGGGTGGGGGCTGCAGATTTGGCCCCCCACTCTATCCTCCGCGCCCCTGCCGCTCCCAGCTCTGTCCGAGCCGCAGAGTCAAGCCCTGGGAGCTCCGAGAGCACCCGGGGAAGGAACTCGGCTACCAAGTGGCCTCAGAGGCCGAAAGAAATTCGGGGGGGTCCGCTGTCCCCGCATGAGAGAAGCAGCCGGGGCTGGCAGGACCCGGGACCGGAATCGCGGCCGCTCACCTGGGAGGCGccggcggggggggggggggggccgCGCGCGCAGCCAGGGCTCACCTGTGCCCCGCAAGGGCCGCCGGGAACTAAGGGCTCGGCTCTCCTTCCCGAGGGAGTGGCAAAGGGCCCCGGGGGAGACGGGGCCAGTCGCAGCTCTGGCGGGGCCTGGGGGTAGCCGCACCTCCCGGCCCACGTCGGggttgggggggggggcgggcCTCGGTTATCACGTGACCCGGCCCCGCCTGCGGCGTCCCTGCCCCCCTCCGGGCGCCCCGCGGTGACTGTGCCTTCCTCCCTGTCAACTTCCGACCCCTCCTCCTGAGGTCTGAGCTGGGCCACGGCGGCCGAGTGTCTGGATTCATTCCAGTCCCTGGTTGACGTACCCAATTTTTGTGAGGCTCAGTTTCCCCAAGTTCCAAAAAGGGGCAGTACTTCCAGACCCATCTGCTTCCCATGGTTAGGGATCGTCCAAGTAAGATGCCGCTGAAAGCCCCAGGAACAGAGTCTCTCAGCCAAATTAGGCAACCCCCTCCCCACCGCAAGCCTCCTGCTGACTCTCCCGGACCTCCGCTGGGGGAGCCTGGTTATCTGCCCCGACTGACACCTGCGCAGTGCATTGTTTATCTAGTAAGAGTTCTGGCTCACTTCCTGTGTGCTGTGTGGAGAGGAGGTGATGAAAAGGAGGACACCCTGACACCTACCTGACTGTCCCCAGGTGCTGTACCCATTGccctgttttctgttatttcccATGAGCCAGGAAGGTATACACTGATattctcccatttcacagatgaggaaactgaggctgagaggttAATCTGGGTGCCCCCAGTCAAAGCAGGAGACTTGGTGGTCCACCTGGGAACTCTATGGAGGAAACTGGCTTTGAGATGGCACCCCCAACCCCAAGCCCATTTGGAAGGGAGGGTCATTCCTGGTGGGGAGAGGCCATGAAGCAGGCAGGGTGAATGtgagctggagcccaggagggcaGGACAGGGCGCTGCTGCAGGTGAAAGCAGGCAGGCAAAAGCGAGGACCAGGCAGGGGCCAAGCTTCAGACATTTTGCAGCTGCCAGTGTGGTCCTCAGATGGCTACCCCTAGCTGGTTCTTGGCAAGTGGCACCCTAGCATGGaggcccagcccctgcctctcctcccactGCTTCCCCCTCTCTGCATACCCACACTGAATTTGCATGAATGCCACCTCCTCTGGGGAGCCTCCCCAGATTGAACCCTGGTGGAGCACCTGCCACTTCCTATTGACATGTACATTTGTGGTTCTGTGCCCCCTCCTACCCCAGcccactgtgtgcccagcaccAGCACACAGCTTGGGCCTGACACACAGAAAGGTGTCTGGAAACCAGGAAGGAGGTGGGCAGAGAGGCAGAAAAAGCTATGAACATTCAACCTGAGTGGGTTGATGACTGGGCCCTATAGCAGGTGGAGAGGGAGCAGGGAGTCAGGGCTGTGGGCCTCCCAGGGGCCCGAGGATAGGGAATTGGCAaaactatgtcttttttttttttttttttttttttttttttttttttttttgagagggagtctcgcgctatcgcccaggctggagtgcagtggccggatctcagctcactgcaagccccgcctcccgggttcacgccattctcctgcctcagcctccggagtagctgggactacaggcgcccgccacctcgcccggctatttttttgtattttttttagtagagacggggtttcactgtgttagccaggatggtctcgatctcctgacctcgtgatccgcccgtctcggcctcccaaagtgctgggattacaggcttgagccaccgcgcccggcggcaaAACTATGTCTTAAATATCTAGCCTGGGAGAGCATGAATGGAGCCAATTCCTCAGCACTAACTATGGGCCAGGTGCTAGGCCTGGGCCTTGGCAAATGATAGCACCAATGACGGGGGAAGTCCAGCAGTAACACCAAGAGTATCTGGAAACCCAGCAGCCAGGTTCAGGGAAGCCAACCATCCTGTCATTATCACACCCTCCAGGGGCTCTGTGGCAGGCAGATAAAGAGTTTGGCCCCTGCACCCCGCCGTCCGTATCCCCACCCATGTCAGGCTCCCAACTCGGGCCTCGAGATCAGGTCCTGCCTCTCCAGGCTGGAAGGGGTTGAACGGAGAGGGCCTCAGTCACAGGCTGGGCATCCCCAGAGGCAGCCAGGGGGCAGACCGGGACAGTGGACCCTAAGGCTTCAAGAGACCAGGCCCTGACTCCTGTGCAGAGAGGAAGGGCGGGCCACCTGCAACCCAGCGTGCACAGAGCTCCCGGGGAGGCTAAGTGGCCTACGCCTGTTACCTTCACCTCTGCATCTCAGGGGCCCACAGGAAGTGCCTGCTCGGCCTCAGTTTAGAGCAGAGGAAAccatggggtgggaggggaggagggaggtagTGGAGAGGGAAGCTGGGGTTCCTGTCACGTGACCCCTCCCCTGGGCTCCCTCACTGCCCTGCCTGGCTTGTCAGGAGTTGTCTGAGAAGGGGACTCCTCCAGGGACTCGGTCCCTCGGTCCCCAGGTGAGCTGGATGTTAAGTGGAGGGAGAATGCAGAGGGTGAGGGGCTGTGGAGGGCCAGCTAGAGCCCTACAAGGGCAGCAGTGGGTCCCTGCTCCTGTCCCCATGGCTGGGGCTATAGCCACAGGTCCTCATCGGGGGCTCCCGGGGTATCTGGGCAGACCCAGGCCTGGAGGCTGGACCActagaaggaagacagaaaggggTCCCCGGCCATCCAGAGTCAGATGCGGCAGATGCCAAGTCCCAGGAACTGTGGGGTTTGGGACACAGGCTCTTCTCGAAGGGCAAACTGGCACGTGGAGAAGAGCAGGA
This genomic interval carries:
- the TMC6 gene encoding transmembrane channel-like protein 6 isoform X6, whose translation is MAQPLAFILDVPETPGDQGQEPSPYDESEVHDSFHQLIQEQSQWAAQEGLELQQREQEATGSGQQTLRRPEGTQSTATLRILASMPSRTIGRSRGAIISQYYSRTVQLRRRSSRPLLGNFVLSARPSLRLYDLELDPTAREEEEKQSLLVKELQSLAVAQRDHMLRGMPLSLAEKRSLREKSRTPRGKWRGQQGSGGVCSCCGRLRYACVLALHSLGLALLSGLQALTPWRYALKRIGGQFGSSVLSYFLFLKTLLAFNALLQLLLVAFIVGPQVAFPPALPGPAPICTGLELLTGAGCFTHTVMFYGHYSNATLNQPCGSPLDGSQCTPRAGGLPYNMPLAYLYTVGAGFFITCITLVYSMAHSFGESYRVGSTSGIHAITVFCSWDYKVTQKRASRLQQDNIRTRLKELLAEWQLRQSPRSVCGRLRQAAALGLAWLLCLGTALGCAVAIHVFSEFLIQSPEAAGQEAALLVLPLVVGLLNLGAPYLCRVLAALEPHDSPVLEVYVAICRNLILKLAILGTLCYHWLGRRVAVLQGQCWEDFVGQELYRFLVMDFVLMLLDTLFGELVWRIISEKKLKRRRKPEFDIARNVLELIYGQTLT
- the TMC6 gene encoding transmembrane channel-like protein 6 isoform X2, with product MAQPLAFILDVPETPGDQGQEPSPYDESEVHDSFHQLIQEQSQWAAQEGLELQQREQEATGSGQQTLRRPEGTQSTATLRILASMPSRTIGRSRGAIISQYYSRTVQLRRRSSRPLLGNFVLSARPSLRLYDLELDPTAREEEEKQSLLVKELQSLAVAQRDHMLRGMPLSLAEKRSLREKSRTPRGKWRGQQGSGGVCSCCGRLRYACVLALHSLGLALLSGLQALTPWRYALKRIGGQFGSSVLSYFLFLKTLLAFNALLQLLLVAFIVGPQVAFPPALPGPAPICTGLELLTGAGCFTHTVMFYGHYSNATLNQPCGSPLDGSQCTPRAGGLPYNMPLAYLYTVGAGFFITCITLVYSMAHSFGESYRVGSTSGIHAITVFCSWDYKVTQKRASRLQQDNIRTRLKELLAEWQLRQSPRSVCGRLRQAAALGLAWLLCLGTALGCAVAIHVFSEFLIQSPEAAGQEAALLVLPLVVGLLNLGAPYLCRVLAALEPHDSPVLEVYVAICRNLILKLAILGTLCYHWLGRRVAVLQGQCWEDFVGQELYRFLVMDFVLMLLDTLFGELVWRIISEKKLKRRRKPEFDIARNVLELIYGQTLTWLGVLFSPLLPAVQIIKLLLVFYVKKTSLLANCQAPRRPWLASHMSTIFLTLLCFPAFLGAAIFLCYAVWQVKPSSTCGPFRTLDSMYEAGRVWVRYLEAAGPRVSWLPWVHRYLVENTFFVFLVSALLLAVIYLNIQVVRGQRRVICLLKEQISNEGEDKIFLINKLHSIYERKEREERSRVGTTEETAAPPTLLTDERDD
- the TMC6 gene encoding transmembrane channel-like protein 6 isoform X1, which encodes MAQPLAFILDVPETPGDQGSQEPSPYDESEVHDSFHQLIQEQSQWAAQEGLELQQREQEATGSGQQTLRRPEGTQSTATLRILASMPSRTIGRSRGAIISQYYSRTVQLRRRSSRPLLGNFVLSARPSLRLYDLELDPTAREEEEKQSLLVKELQSLAVAQRDHMLRGMPLSLAEKRSLREKSRTPRGKWRGQQGSGGVCSCCGRLRYACVLALHSLGLALLSGLQALTPWRYALKRIGGQFGSSVLSYFLFLKTLLAFNALLQLLLVAFIVGPQVAFPPALPGPAPICTGLELLTGAGCFTHTVMFYGHYSNATLNQPCGSPLDGSQCTPRAGGLPYNMPLAYLYTVGAGFFITCITLVYSMAHSFGESYRVGSTSGIHAITVFCSWDYKVTQKRASRLQQDNIRTRLKELLAEWQLRQSPRSVCGRLRQAAALGLAWLLCLGTALGCAVAIHVFSEFLIQSPEAAGQEAALLVLPLVVGLLNLGAPYLCRVLAALEPHDSPVLEVYVAICRNLILKLAILGTLCYHWLGRRVAVLQGQCWEDFVGQELYRFLVMDFVLMLLDTLFGELVWRIISEKKLKRRRKPEFDIARNVLELIYGQTLTWLGVLFSPLLPAVQIIKLLLVFYVKKTSLLANCQAPRRPWLASHMSTIFLTLLCFPAFLGAAIFLCYAVWQVKPSSTCGPFRTLDSMYEAGRVWVRYLEAAGPRVSWLPWVHRYLVENTFFVFLVSALLLAVIYLNIQVVRGQRRVICLLKEQISNEGEDKIFLINKLHSIYERKEREERSRVGTTEETAAPPTLLTDERDD
- the TMC6 gene encoding transmembrane channel-like protein 6 isoform X4; translation: MAQPLAFILDVPETPGDQGSQEPSPYDESEVHDSFHQLIQEQSQWAAQEGLELQQREQEATGSGQQTLRRPEGTQSTATLRILASMPSRTIGRSRGAIISQYYSRTVQLRRRSSRPLLGNFVLSARPSLRLYDLELDPTAREEEEKQSLLVKELQSLAVAQRDHMLRGMPLSLAEKRSLREKSRTPRGKWRGQQGSGGVCSCCGRLRYACVLALHSLGLALLSGLQALTPWRYALKRIGGQFGSSVLSYFLFLKTLLAFNALLQLLLVAFIVGPQVAFPPALPGPAPICTGLELLTGAGCFTHTVMFYGHYSNATLNQPCGSPLDGSQCTPRAGGLPYNMPLAYLYTVGAGFFITCITLVYSMAHSFGESYRVGSTSGIHAITVFCSWDYKVTQKRASRLQQDNIRTRLKELLAEWQLRQSPRSVCGRLRQAAALGLAWLLCLGTALGCAVAIHVFSEFLIQSPEAAGQEAALLVLPLVVGLLNLGAPYLCRVLAALEPHDSPVLEVYVAICRNLILKLAILGTLCYHWLGRRVAVLQGQCWEDFVGQELYRFLVMDFVLMLLDTLFGELVWRIISEKKLKRRRKPEFDIARNVLELIYGQTLTWLGVLFSPLLPAVQIIKLLLVFYVKK
- the TMC6 gene encoding transmembrane channel-like protein 6 isoform X3 gives rise to the protein MAQPLAFILDVPETPGDQGSQEPSPYDESEVHDSFHQLIQEQSQWAAQEGLELQQREQEATGSGQQTLRRPEGTQSTATLRILASMPSRTIGRSRGAIISQYYSRTVQLRRRSSRPLLGNFVLSARPSLRLYDLELDPTAREEEEKQSLLVKELQSLAVAQRDHMLRGMPLSLAEKRSLREKSRTPRGKWRGQQGSGGVCSCCGRLRYACVLALHSLGLALLSGLQALTPWRYALKRIGGQFGSSVLSYFLFLKTLLAFNALLQLLLVAFIVGPQVAFPPALPGPAPICTGLELLTGAGCFTHTVMFYGHYSNATLNQPCGSPLDGSQCTPRAGGLPYNMPLAYLYTVGAGFFITCITLVYSMAHSFGESYRVGSTSGIHAITVFCSWDYKVTQKRASRLQQDNIRTRLKELLAEWQLRQSPRSVCGRLRQAAALGLAWLLCLGTALGCAVAIHVFSEFLIQSPEAAGQEAALLVLPLVVGLLNLGAPYLCRVLAALEPHDSPVLEVYVAICRNLILKLAILGTLCYHWLGRRVAVLQGQCWEDFVGQELYRFLVMDFVLMLLDTLFGELVWRIISEKKLKRRRKPEFDIARNVLELIYGQTLTWLGVLFSPLLPAVQIIKLLLVFYVKKTSLLANCQAPRRPWLASHMSTIFLTLLCFPAFLGAAIFLCYAVWQAVIYLNIQVVRGQRRVICLLKEQISNEGEDKIFLINKLHSIYERKEREERSRVGTTEETAAPPTLLTDERDD
- the TMC6 gene encoding transmembrane channel-like protein 6 isoform X5, whose product is MAQPLAFILDVPETPGDQGQEPSPYDESEVHDSFHQLIQEQSQWAAQEGLELQQREQEATGSGQQTLRRPEGTQSTATLRILASMPSRTIGRSRGAIISQYYSRTVQLRRRSSRPLLGNFVLSARPSLRLYDLELDPTAREEEEKQSLLVKELQSLAVAQRDHMLRGMPLSLAEKRSLREKSRTPRGKWRGQQGSGGVCSCCGRLRYACVLALHSLGLALLSGLQALTPWRYALKRIGGQFGSSVLSYFLFLKTLLAFNALLQLLLVAFIVGPQVAFPPALPGPAPICTGLELLTGAGCFTHTVMFYGHYSNATLNQPCGSPLDGSQCTPRAGGLPYNMPLAYLYTVGAGFFITCITLVYSMAHSFGESYRVGSTSGIHAITVFCSWDYKVTQKRASRLQQDNIRTRLKELLAEWQLRQSPRSVCGRLRQAAALGLAWLLCLGTALGCAVAIHVFSEFLIQSPEAAGQEAALLVLPLVVGLLNLGAPYLCRVLAALEPHDSPVLEVYVAICRNLILKLAILGTLCYHWLGRRVAVLQGQCWEDFVGQELYRFLVMDFVLMLLDTLFGELVWRIISEKKLKRRRKPEFDIARNVLELIYGQTLTWLGVLFSPLLPAVQIIKLLLVFYVKK